The following proteins are encoded in a genomic region of Drosophila bipectinata strain 14024-0381.07 chromosome XL, DbipHiC1v2, whole genome shotgun sequence:
- the Muc11A gene encoding collagen alpha-1(I) chain — protein sequence MTTNRSTRFLVLLVLTSLVARNQVNAAAAGLKCGGKSAVCVGPLSYQDCLDDVTVGPVVACPLNTRCVTDGLEICVAVKSAAVEAPTAAVAKMVTITDSPVSESASLVESNPIPNESSTEGPGIASSAAPAENTLAPVETTAPVKETTTTGADGAVETESTAPSQDVTTTQAPGETTLAPGSEDTTPPTDPNAPLDPETTTAAPGEVDPNAPLDPNAPLDPNAPLDPNAPAATTTAPGEVDPNAPIDPNSPLDPNAPEGSTNEPGLVDPSAPEVTTPAPGTPADPNSPAETTDAPGTPADPNAPVETTAAPGEPADPNVPAGPTAAPGEPADPNAPAGSTAAPGEPADPNAPAGSTAAPGEPADPNAPAGSTAAPGEPADPNAPAGSTAAPGEPADPNAPAGSTAAPGEPADPNAPAGSTAAPGEPADPNAPAGSTAAPGEPADPNAPAGSTAAPGEPADPNAPAGSTAAPGEPADPNAPAGSTAAPGEPADPNAPAGSTAAPGEPADPNAPAGSTAAPGEPADPNAPAGSTAAPGEPADPNAPAGSTAAPGEPADPNAPAGSTAAPGEPADPNAPAGSTAAPGEPADPNAPAGSTAAPGAPVDPNAPAGSTAAPGAPVDPNAPAGSTAAPGAPVDPNAPAGSTAAPGTPVDPNAPAGSTAAPGAPVDPNAPAGSTAAPGAPVDPNAPAGSTAAPGTPVDPNAPAGSTAAPGAPVDPNAPAGSTAAPGTPVDPNAPAGSTAAPGAPVDPNAPAGSTAAPGAPVDPNAPAGSTAAPGTPVDPNAPAGSTAAPGAPVDPNAPAGSTAAPGAPVDPNAPAGSTAAPGTPVDPNAPAGSTAAPGAPVDPNAPAGSTAAPGTPVDPNAPAGSTAAPGAPVDPNAPAGSTAAPGTPVDPNAPAGSTAAPGTPVDPNAPAGSTAAPGAPVDPNAPAGSTAAPGAPVDPNIPAGGTPADPNIPAGGAPGSSAGGAPGSAAGGAPGSSSGAAAGGAPGSSGSPAGGAPGSSSGAAAGSPAGGAPGSAAGGAPGSSSDAAAGGTPGSSGSPAGGAPGSSSGAAAGSPAGGAPGSSGSAAGGAPGSSSGAAAGSPAGGAPGSSSGSPADPNAPLNPPTGSVIPSIPTLPGGSGSWNWQQRPNAPFVPPFWRPHLPGQNGEAAGSNAAGNGAVNPVAPHRPLPFWPNWQNWVNSWRKPTTEAPVPAPAQPEEPQIPSQPEVPQQPGQAEKPSNNSPETAESVEQPAQNPPASNENASVEEKSKPKSGEEQDKKKPASEEKDSKEKKDKDSKDKYSKEKEKKDSKEEKENESQGPKENEKDDSEDNELSSKEKKQYVKDVLKKLKKGEECDEDDAIPDVRDCRKYYRCELKKSGKHKFVHLRCDKKERFDWLAQSCVPKDEARCLEK from the exons ATGACAACGAACCGATCCACCAGATTTCTGGTGTTGCTAGTG CTTACCTCTTTGGTGGCAAGAAACCAGGTGAATGCCGCTGCCGCAGGACTCAAGTGCGGCGGCAAGAGCGCCGTGTGTGTGGGACCTCTCTCCTACCAGGATTGCCTCGACGATGTGACCGTCGGCCCGGTGGTGGCCTGCCCGCTCAACACCCGCTGCGTCACCGACGGTCTGGAGATCTGTGTGGCCGTCAAGTCGGCGGCTGTGGAGGCTCCCACGGCGGCTGTCGCCAAGATGGTGACCATCACCGACAGTCCGGTCAGCGAGTCCGCTTCGCTCGTGGAGAGCAATCCCATTCCCAACGAGAGCTCCACCGAAGGACCCGGCATCGCTTCCAGTGCTGCCCCTGCTGAGAACACGTTGGCGCCCGTTGAGACTACTGCTCCTGTGAAGGAAACTACCACCACTGGCGCTGACGGAGCTGTCGAGACAGAGTCCACTGCCCCCAGCCAGGACGTCACCACCACGCAGGCTCCCGGAGAAACCACTCTGGCACCCGGATCGGAGGACACCACCCCACCCACCGACCCCAACGCTCCCCTCGATCCCGAAACTACCACCGCCGCCCCAGGAGAAGTTGACCCCAATGCTCCTCTTGATCCCAACGCTCCTCTTGATCCCAATGCTCCTCTTGATCCCAACGCTCCTGCAGCCACTACGACAGCACCAGGAGAAGTCGATCCCAATGCTCCAATCGATCCAAACTCCCCTCTGGACCCCAACGCACCGGAAGGATCTACTAATGAACCTGGCCTAGTCGACCCGAGCGCACCTGAAGTAACCACTCCCGCTCCTGGAACTCCTGCTGACCCCAACAGTCCCGCCGAAACAACCGATGCCCCTGGAACTCCTGCCGATCCTAACGCCCCCGTTGAAACTACCGCTGCTCCTGGAGAACCTGCCGATCCCAACGTTCCTGCAGGACCAACCGCAGCTCCTGGAGAACCCGCTGACCCGAATGCTCCTGCTGGATCTACCGCTGCTCCTGGAGAACCCGCCGACCCGAATGCTCCTGCTGGATCAACCGCTGCTCCTGGGGAACCCGCCGACCCGAATGCTCCTGCTGGATCTACCGCTGCCCCTGGAGAACCCGCTGACCCGAATGCTCCTGCTGGATCAACCGCTGCTCCTGGGGAGCCCGCTGACCCTAATGCTCCTGCTGGATCTACCGCTGCTCCTGGAGAACCCGCTGACCCGAATGCTCCTGCTGGATCAACCGCTGCTCCTGGGGAGCCCGCTGACCCTAATGCTCCTGCTGGATCTACCGCTGCCCCTGGAGAACCCGCTGACCCGAATGCTCCTGCTGGATCTACCGCTGCCCCTGGGGAACCCGCTGACCCGAATGCTCCTGCTGGATCTACCGCTGCTCCTGGAGAACCCGCTGACCCGAATGCTCCTGCTGGATCTACCGCTGCCCCTGGAGAACCCGCTGACCCTAATGCTCCTGCTGGATCTACCGCTGCCCCTGGAGAACCCGCTGACCCGAATGCTCCTGCTGGATCAACCGCTGCTCCTGGGGAGCCCGCTGACCCTAATGCTCCTGCTGGATCTACCGCTGCTCCTGGAGAACCCGCTGACCCGAATGCTCCTGCTGGATCAACCGCTGCTCCTGGGGAACCCGCTGACCCGAATGCTCCTGCTGGATCTACCGCTGCTCCTGGGGAACCCGCTGACCCAAATGCTCCTGCTGGATCTACCGCTGCTCCTGGGGAGCCCGCTGACCCAAATGCTCCTGCTGGTTCTACCGCTGCTCCTGGAGCTCCTGTTGATCCCAACGCTCCTGCTGGTTCTACCGCTGCTCCTGGAGCTCCTGTTGATCCCAACGCTCCTGCTGGTTCTACCGCTGCTCCTGGAGCTCCTGTTGATCCCAACGCTCCTGCTGGCTCTACCGCTGCTCCTGGAACTCCTGTTGATCCCAACGCTCCTGCTGGTTCTACCGCTGCTCCTGGAGCTCCTGTTGATCCCAACGCTCCTGCTGGCTCCACCGCTGCTCCTGGAGCTCCTGTTGATCCCAACGCTCCTGCTGGTTCTACCGCTGCTCCTGGAACTCCTGTTGACCCCAACGCTCCTGCTGGTTCTACCGCTGCTCCTGGAGCTCCTGTTGACCCCAACGCTCCTGCTGGTTCTACCGCTGCTCCTGGAACTCCTGTTGATCCCAACGCTCCTGCTGGTTCTACCGCGGCACCTGGAGCTCCTGTTGATCCCAACGCTCCTGCTGGTTCTACCGCTGCTCCTGGAGCTCCTGTTGATCCCAACGCTCCTGCTGGCTCTACCGCTGCTCCTGGAACTCCTGTTGATCCCAACGCTCCTGCTGGTTCTACCGCGGCACCTGGAGCTCCTGTTGACCCCAACGCTCCTGCTGGTTCTACCGCTGCTCCTGGAGCTCCTGTTGATCCCAACGCTCCTGCTGGCTCTACCGCTGCTCCTGGAACTCCTGTTGATCCCAACGCTCCTGCTGGTTCTACCGCGGCACCTGGAGCTCCTGTTGACCCCAACGCTCCTGCTGGTTCTACCGCTGCTCCTGGAACTCCTGTTGATCCCAACGCTCCTGCTGGTTCTACCGCTGCTCCTGGAGCTCCTGTTGATCCCAACGCTCCTGCTGGCTCTACCGCTGCTCCTGGAACTCCTGTTGATCCCAACGCTCCTGCTGGCTCTACCGCTGCTCCTGGAACTCCTGTTGATCCCAACGCTCCTGCTGGCTCCACCGCTGCTCCTGGAGCTCCTGTTGATCCCAACGCTCCTGCTGGTTCTACCGCTGCTCCTGGTGCTCCTGTTGACCCCAACATTCCCGCAGGAGGTACCCCTGCTGATCCCAACATCCCTGCTGGTGGTGCACCAGGCTCTTCTGCCGGAGGTGCCCCAGgatctgctgctggtggtgctccAGGCTCATCTTCTggcgctgctgctggtggtgctccAGGCTCTTCGGGATCTCCAGCTGGTGGTGCTCCAGGCTCTTCATCTGGTGCCGCTGCAGGATCACCTGCTGGTGGTGCCCCAGgatctgctgctggtggtgctccAGGCTCATCTTCTGacgctgctgctggtggtacTCCAGGCTCTTCTGGATCTCCAGCTGGTGGTGCTCCAGGCTCTTCATCTGGTGCCGCTGCTGGATCCCCTGCTGGTGGTGCTCCAGGTTCTTCTGGATCTGCTGCTGGAGGTGCCCCAGGTTCTTCATCTGGTGCCGCGGCTGGATCTCCCGCTGGTGGTGCCCCAGGCTCTTCGTCTGGATCGCCTGCGGACCCAAATGCTCCGCTTAACCCACCAACTGGTTCGGTCATTCCATCGATTCCTACCCTGCCTGGCGGATCTGGTTCTTGGAATTGGCAGCAACGACCTAACGCACCCTTCGTGCCACCGTTCTGGAGACCTCATCTCCCGGGACAGAATGGAGAGGCCGCCGGCTCGAATGCTGCTGGAAATGGTGCCGTCAATCCCGTGGCACCCCACCGCCCTCTTCCCTTCTGGCCCAATTGGCAAAACTGGGTGAACAGCTGGCGCAAGCCGACCACCGAGGCTCCTGTTCCCGCTCCTGCCCAGCCCGAAGAGCCCCAGATCCCGTCGCAGCCCGAGGTCCCCCAGCAGCCCGGACAGGCCGAGAAGCCAAGCAACAACAGCCCTGAGACTGCCGAGAGCGTGGAACAGCCCGCCCAGAATCCTCCTGCCTCCAACGAGAACGCCTCTGTAGAGGAGAAGTCCAAGCCCAAGTCCGGCGAGGAGCAGGATAAGAAGAAGCCCGCTTCCGAGGAGAAGGACAGCAAGGAGAAGAAGGACAAGGATAGCAAGGACAAGTACAGCAAGGAAAAGGAGAAGAAAGACTCCAAAGAAGAAAAGGAGAACGAGTCGCAGGGCCCCAAGGAGAACGAGAAGGACGATAGCGAGGACAACGAGCTGAGCTCCAAGGAGAAGAAGCAGTACGTCAAGGATGTGCTGAAGAAGCTGAAGAAGGGCGAGGAGTGCGACGAGGACGACGCCATCCCTGATGTCCGTGACTGCCGGAAGTACTACCGCTGCGAACTGAAGAAGTCCGGCAAGCACAAGTTCGTCCACCTCCGCTGCGACAAGAAGGAGCGCTTCGACTGGCTCGCCCAGTCCTGTGTTCCCAAGGACGAAGCCCGCTGCCTGGAGAAGTAG